The Manihot esculenta cultivar AM560-2 chromosome 11, M.esculenta_v8, whole genome shotgun sequence genome includes a region encoding these proteins:
- the LOC110626300 gene encoding NAC domain-containing protein 104 isoform X1 — translation MSGGNVSLPPGFRFYPTEEELVVHFLQRKAALLPCHPDVIPDLDLYPYDPWQLDGKALAEGKQWYFYSRRTQNRITENGYWNPTGIEESVVTSANRTVGMKKCLGFYIGEAPAGMKTSWIMEEYRLLSSDSSSSSRRKSSKTRANPKTDHSKWVICKVYERSCDEDDDDGAELSCLDEVFLSLDDLDEISLPN, via the exons ATGAGTGGTGGGAATGTTAGTCTTCCTCCTGGTTTTCGATTTTATCCAACTGAGGAAGAACTCGTTGTTCATTTTCTTCAGCGTAAGGCAGCTCTTCTACCTTGTCATCCTGATGTGATCCCTGATCTTGATCTATATCCTTATGATCCATGGCAACTTGATG GCAAAGCACTAGCTGAAGGGAAGCAATGGTACTTCTACAGCCGGAGGACACAAAATAGGATTACAGAAAATGGGTATTGGAATCCAACTGGCATTGAAGAATCAGTGGTTACAAGCGCAAATAGAACAGTTGGAATGAAGAAATGTTTAGGGTTTTACATAGGAGAAGCTCCAGCAGGAATGAAAACAAGCTGGATAATGGAAGAATATCGATTATTATCATCGGATTCCTCGTCTAGCAGTAGAAGAAAATCATCCAAAACACGAGCAAATCCAAAAACA GACCATAGTAAGTGGGTTATTTGCAAAGTGTACGAGCGAAGCTGTgacgaagatgatgatgatggagcAGAACTGTCATGCTTGGACGAAGTTTTCTTGTCTTTAGATGATCTTGATGAAATAAGTTTGCCAAATTAA
- the LOC110626300 gene encoding NAC domain-containing protein 104 isoform X2 has product MFRVSGQLHQKQKTSRIYILYLSLLIFPSGISYLICKALAEGKQWYFYSRRTQNRITENGYWNPTGIEESVVTSANRTVGMKKCLGFYIGEAPAGMKTSWIMEEYRLLSSDSSSSSRRKSSKTRANPKTDHSKWVICKVYERSCDEDDDDGAELSCLDEVFLSLDDLDEISLPN; this is encoded by the exons ATGTTTCGAGTTTCAGGCCAACTCCATCAAAAACAAAAAACCTCCAGAATTTATATATTGTATCTTTCACTACTTATATTTCCGAGTGGCATTTCCTATTTAATCT GCAAAGCACTAGCTGAAGGGAAGCAATGGTACTTCTACAGCCGGAGGACACAAAATAGGATTACAGAAAATGGGTATTGGAATCCAACTGGCATTGAAGAATCAGTGGTTACAAGCGCAAATAGAACAGTTGGAATGAAGAAATGTTTAGGGTTTTACATAGGAGAAGCTCCAGCAGGAATGAAAACAAGCTGGATAATGGAAGAATATCGATTATTATCATCGGATTCCTCGTCTAGCAGTAGAAGAAAATCATCCAAAACACGAGCAAATCCAAAAACA GACCATAGTAAGTGGGTTATTTGCAAAGTGTACGAGCGAAGCTGTgacgaagatgatgatgatggagcAGAACTGTCATGCTTGGACGAAGTTTTCTTGTCTTTAGATGATCTTGATGAAATAAGTTTGCCAAATTAA